A window of the Tiliqua scincoides isolate rTilSci1 chromosome 5, rTilSci1.hap2, whole genome shotgun sequence genome harbors these coding sequences:
- the MDP1 gene encoding magnesium-dependent phosphatase 1, protein MCRRPGLVVFDLDYTLWPFWVDTHVDPPFHKASDGTIRDRTGKTVQLYPEVPAVLERLHSEGIPLAAASRTGEIRGATQLLDLFGLNRYFRYTEIYPGSKVTHFQRLSEKTRTPLSQMLFFDDENRNIHDVSKLGVTCVLVPHGMNLALLNQGLEAFARS, encoded by the exons ATGTGCAGGCGGCCCGGGCTGGTGGTGTTCGACCTGG ATTACACCTTGTGGCCTTTCTGGGTTGACACCCACGTGGACCCCCCATTCCACAAGGCCAG CGATGGCACGATACGAGATCGCACTGGGAAAACTGTGCAGCTGTACCCCGAGGTCCCAGCTGTGCTGGAGCGACTGCACAGTGAGGGGATTCCCTTAGCGGCTGCCTCACG GACAGGTGAAATTCGGGGGGCCACCCAGCTCTTGGATCTTTTTGGCCTGAATCGCTACTTCCGCTACACTGAGATCTACCCAGGCAGCAAAGTCACCCACTTCCAGAG GTTAAGCGAAAAGACAAGGACTCCCCTCTCCCAGATGCTCTTCTTCGATGATGAGAACCGCAACATTCATGATGTCAGCAAATTAG GAGTCACTTGTGTCCTCGTCCCCCATGGCATGAATCTTGCACTCCTCAACCAGGGCCTAGAAGCCTTTGCCCGCTCCTGA